AGGCCAAGATTAATGCCCACACCTGCCTATAAAGTTATGCCCCACCACGCTAGAATGGACGGGCGGGGCAGTTAAAAAAGACGATATAAAAGGGGTTTATGAGAAGTTCCCTATGGGAATTTATTAGTCAGTATCACCGTCATCCCTATTACCATTCCCTTCGCCAATGACGAGGCCAACCGCGTCGCTTATGGAAATCCATATTGGCCAGCGCTTCAGAGGCTTTAAGGCGATCTTCATCATCCAGTTTTTCTATGGCCGAGAGAAAAATTCTGCGGGCAGGCGGTATCAGTTCTTCATAACTTTCAACCATATTATCAAATGCCTGACCCACCGCCATTGAATCATACGGCGTTATGGCGAGAGCGATCGCCAACACCTGACGCTGCTCACCGGCCTGTCTCATCGTCGCCCTGATCGCGGGCCGTGCGTCTTTCAGGCTTCGGCGAATATCCCTACGCACATCGGCAGGTATGGACGACATAAGA
This is a stretch of genomic DNA from Parvularculales bacterium. It encodes these proteins:
- a CDS encoding periplasmic heavy metal sensor — protein: LMSSIPADVRRDIRRSLKDARPAIRATMRQAGEQRQVLAIALAITPYDSMAVGQAFDNMVESYEELIPPARRIFLSAIEKLDDEDRLKASEALANMDFHKRRGWPRHWRREW